One Gadus morhua chromosome 1, gadMor3.0, whole genome shotgun sequence DNA segment encodes these proteins:
- the LOC115540243 gene encoding uncharacterized protein LOC115540243: MPEGAELSECTADMDAVAFNAFTEFFTHTLSICHFLQSEAWQLRAETSMHSLTEASASVAEQLSSTRLLTEDLLEAQSSALLAQDQILLNGQELQHTIRESSQGVRELFSQVTDSSREQQVVLSELFNRISFLQSFVLLEAHTLSSASTNAAGLCTAFLLTCTPHTARSRLVLLGLVCVNVCLERLIYQYVMDSATLLTTHGAGDRVRGGPPEDHGDSGSPDPGAGSPALQRPDPGQSAGPGPAQRHPAQPAAGPHTHRAQEEQKWGGRHVEEKGETTRPLVVRNTYSVLRPTPTCLTAQRKPRYRLRSRLSETHNTTNNPKQ; this comes from the exons ATGCCCGAGGGGGCAGAGCTCAGCGAGTGTACCGCCGACATGGACGCCGTGGCGTTCAACGCCTTCACAGAGTTCTTCACACATACGCTTTCCATCTGTCACTTCCTGCAGTCGGAGGCCTGGCAGCTCAGAGCCGAGACCAGCATGCACAG cctgacGGAGGCGTCGGCCAGCGTTGCCGAGCAGCTGAGCTCCACAAGGCTGCTAACTGAGGACCTGTTGGAGGCCCAGAGCTCCGCCCTGCTGGCCCAGGACCAGATCCTCCTCAACGGACAGGAGCTGCAGCACACCATCAGAGAGTCCTCACAGg GGGTGAGGGAGCTGTTCTCCCAGGTGACGGACTCCTCCAGGGAGCAGCAGGTGGTCCTGTCGGAGCTCTTCAACCGGATCTCCTTCCTGCAGAGCTTCGTGCTCCTGGAGGCCCACACCCTGAGCTCCGCCTCTACAAACGCGGCCGGCCTCTGCACCGCCTTCCTCCTCACCTGCACCCCCCACACGGCCCGCTCTAG GTTGGTGTTACTAGGCttggtgtgtgttaatgtgtgcctGGAGCGACTCATCTACCAGTATGTCATGGACTCAGCAACCCTGCTTACCACACATG GAGCTGGTGACCGAGTACGTGGCGGTCCTCCGGAGGATCATGGGGACTCTGGGAGTCCTGATCCTGGTGCTGGCAGCCCTGCGCTACAGAGACCCGACCCAGGACAGTCTGCTGGTCCTGGCCCAGCTCAGAGACACCCAGCACAGCCTGCAGctggccctcacacacacag agcgcaggaggagcagaagtgGGGAGGAAGACatgtggaggagaaaggag AGACGACGAGACCTCTCGTCGTCAGGAACACGTACTCCGTCCTCCGACCAACTCCGACCTGTCTCACCGCTCAGAGAAAG CCTCGGTACCGTCTGAGAAGCAGACTTTCAGAGACGCACAACACCACAAACAATcccaaacaataa